The Dreissena polymorpha isolate Duluth1 chromosome 10, UMN_Dpol_1.0, whole genome shotgun sequence genome includes a region encoding these proteins:
- the LOC127848684 gene encoding uncharacterized protein LOC127848684 isoform X1: MADSTMVAKPGANDMCRVLPTSTVAGNSNFNTQTRASTSTSKNETRSFQIIRKVLKSHGISKSTRDIILQSWRSSTKKQYDIYLRKWFTYCKKSTNPIKPHINEVLQFLTQLYTNGLNYSALNTARSALSIFLNMCSNINIHDNELISRFMKGCFNSRPSLPRYCHMWDVKVVLDYLHTLKISTLLDLSRKLCILLLLVTGQRCQTIHSIQLNDISFDKNTTMVTIQLNTLLKQSRPGKHLKPMYLKAYEGKMNVCVVKTLVEYLDRTKEIRDSQFLFITTTSPYKTASKSTISRWIKDIMRAAGVDEVFKPHSTRSAATSKASLVGLSLQHILDTAGWSNAKTFATFYQKTIVEPSSMQFQSAVLDT, from the coding sequence ATGGCCGACTCAACCATGGTGGCCAAGCCTGGTGCCAATGATATGTGCAGAGTGTTACCTACTTCCACAGTCGCAGGAAATTCTAATTTTAACACACAAACCCGAGCAAGTACATCCACTTCAAAAAATGAGACTCGCAGTTTTCAAATTATCAGGAAGGTCCTCAAAAGCCATGGAATTTCAAAGTCAACAAGAGACATTATTCTTCAGTCTTGGCGAAGCAGTACCAAAAAACAATATGACATTTATCTTAGAAAATGGTTTACTTACTGCAAAAAATCAACTAATCCCATTAAACCCCATATAAATGAAGTTTTACAATTTCTTACCCAGCTATACACGAACGGACTAAACTATAGTGCACTAAACACTGCACGTAGTGCTTTAAGTATTTTTCTCAACATGTGTAGTAATATAAATATTCATGATAATGAACTTATATCACGATTCATGAAGGGTTGTTTCAACAGTCGTCCGTCATTGCCACGTTATTGTCATATGTGGGATGTTAAAGTTGTTTTGGACTATCTTCATACATTAAAGATCTCCACATTGTTAGATCTATCTAGAAAACTGTGTATACTGCTTTTGTTGGTTACTGGCCAACGCTGCCAGACAATACATTCAATACAACTGAATGACATTTCATTTGACAAAAATACGACAATGGTTACTATACAACTAAATACATTGTTAAAACAATCTCGACCGGGAAAACATTTAAAGCCTATGTATTTAAAAGCTTATGAGGGTAAAATGAATGTTTGTGTTGTTAAAACGTTAGTTGAATATTTGGACCGTACTAAAGAAATTCGAGACAGTCAGTTTTTATTCATAACAACTACTAGTCCGTACAAGACCGCCTCAAAATCTACCATTAGTCGTTGGATTAAAGACATTATGAGAGCGGCTGGTGTTGATGAAGTATTCAAACCACACAGTACTAGATCAGCCGCCACTTCTAAGGCGAGTCTGGTAGGGCTGTCCTTACAGCATATTTTAGACACTGCTGGGTGGTCAAATGCAAAAACGTTTGCAACATTCTATCAAAAAACTATTGTAGAACCATCTTCTATGCAATTTCAATCAGCCGTGTTGgatacatga
- the LOC127848684 gene encoding uncharacterized protein LOC127848684 isoform X2 encodes MENGNPPGAPEQAGESTSKSRGDAILAELEANMGKFASIATSVKDMSASIASLRTDINELKRKRTPEQDSDDQGPSSKKDQSDEPEEMDSSDDDDEFDDELEEFLSNKKPEAEEDDFWQDLNDFVAENEDVGEEVSEKIASISQKALQCNADEKKIKEIKERNKRPKNIPNLKIPQVDEFLWRQLRASTRNNDFILQKMHNTLASTAVPIIKALDHLQTSNDNKLKAYLSDAFKLITNGISKNVEVRREKIKREMAPKYKHLAKLEKSADKLFGDKLSDNIKAVDNTKIVVAQPQTSNMRPTVGQNFRQKGKKGFLGQRNRWEHNNPTGYYPQSQKKPMRKYFPGKNNNKAQIRKN; translated from the coding sequence ATGGAGAACGGAAACCCTCCAGGTGCCCCAGAGCAAGCGGGCGAGTCCACTTCAAAGTCGCGGGGTGATGCCATATTGGCCGAACTGGAAGCAAATATGGGCAAATTCGCGTCAATTGCTACCAGTGTCAAGGACATGTCGGCGAGCATTGCAAGCTTAAGAACGGATATCAATGAATTGAAGCGGAAAAGAACGCCAGAACAAGATTCTGATGACCAAGGACCTTCCTCAAAAAAGGATCAATCCGACGAACCAGAAGAAATGGACTCGTCCGATGACGATGACGAATTTGACGATGAATTGGAAGAATTCCTGTCAAATAAAAAACCAGAAGCTGAAGAAGACGATTTCTGGCAAGACTTAAATGACTTCGTAGCTGAAAATGAAGACGTAGGCGAAGAAGTATCAGAAAAAATTGCGTCCATATCGCAGAAAGCGCTTCAATGTAATGCAGATGAAAAGAAAATCAAAGAAATCAAAGAACGAAACAAAAGACCGAAAAACATACCAAACCTCAAAATTCCCCAAGTTGATGAATTTCTATGGCGACAACTACGTGCATCAACTAGAAACAATGACTTCATTTTGCAAAAAATGCACAACACTTTGGCTTCGACGGCTGTACCCATCATCAAGGCCCTGGATCATCTGCAGACATCAAACGACAATAAGCTGAAGGCATACCTTTCCGATGCATTCAAGTTGATAACGAATGGCATATCCAAGAACGTGGAGGTCAGACGAGAAAAGATAAAAAGAGAAATGGCCCCAAAATACAAACACTTGGCCAAATTGGAAAAATCAGCAGACAAACTGTTTGGGGATAAACTGTCAGACAACATCAAGGCCGTTGACAACACGAAGATTGTCGTGGCACAGCCACAAACATCCAACATGCGGCCGACAGTAGGTCAAAACTTCCGGCAAAAGGGAAAAAAGGGTTTTTTAGGCCAGAGGAACCGGTGGGAACACAACAATCCCACCGGCTACTACCCCCAGAGCCAGAAGAAGCCGATGAGGAAGTATTTTCcaggcaaaaacaacaacaaagcacAGATACGGAAGAACTAA